The Clostridia bacterium DNA segment CTTCAGTCCCGCTGCTCCTGGCTAGCCGCTGTTCCGTTGTTTTTGTCCCCTAACACTGAGTGTCGCAACGATTTAGCGGGAAAACGGATTCAGAAACGTGAGTAGCGCGAATCGTATGTTGGAGTGACATTAATTGTCAATCCAGAATAGCCGCTCAGCCGTTGTCAAATCGGTATCCTGGGGTCTATTGCGTGCAGAGAATGTCTTTCGTCACTTGCGCTTGCCCTCAACTCCGCGCTTTGCGCTAACCTGAAGCGTGCGATCTGAATCCGCAATCTGGAACTACTACGAGACGCTTGCCCGGGCTTGGGGCCCTCAGCATTGGTGGCCGGCGGAGACTCCGTTCGAGGTCATCCTCGGTGCGTATCTCACACAGAACACTGCCTGGACGAACGTTGAGAAGGCATTTGCTAATCTCCGCAGCGTTGACGCAATTTCCGTGGGGGCGATCCGTCGACTTCCGCTCAGCGAACTCGAGCAACTGATCCGTCCGGCTGGTTACTTTCGTCAGAAGGCGGCGCGCCTGAAGACATTCGTCTCCTTCCTCGACCAGCATTACCGCGGTTCGCTGGCTCGCATGTTCGCGCAGCCAACGGACAGGCTGCGAGCGGAACTGCTTGCGCTGAACGGAGTAGGTCCCGAAACCGCCGACTCTATCCTGCTCTATGCCGGGCACCACGAGGTCTTCGTTGTCGATGCCTACACGCGCCGCATCTTCGAGCGGCACGGCATCACAACATCGAAGTCAAGCTATGAAGAGATTCGGCAGCTTGTAGAACGCGCACTCGCCAACAGCGTAGGTCCGGCTCCGGTCGAGCCGGGTGCCGGCAACCCTGCGCCTCCGATTCACCGGCCCTCGCAGATGTCCTGTGCGCTTCGTTCAGGACAAGCGCAGGTATTGAATGAGTTTCATGGCTTGATCGTGCAGGTCGGAAAGCATCATTGCCTCAGCCGCGTTCCAGCCTGTAAGGGATGCCCGCTCGCCCCATTCCTGGCGAAAGATGGTCCAATACTTTCGTAACGCGGTGAGGGAGCAAATCTCACGTCGGGACGTGGGCTGCGAGGTTCGAGGACGCTCAGTTCGATCTCATTGATGGAGCGACTTACTCTTTGACCGTTATGCCGAGCGCCTTCATCTTGCGATACATATGGCTCCGCTCCAGGCCAAGGACTTCAGCCGTGCGACTCACGTTGCCGTGGTTCTCGTCGAGCTTTTTCAGTATGTAGTCGCGCTCGTAGGCGGCACGCGCCTGGTGCAGTGTGGAGAACTCGCCCAACGTGCGCCGCGAGCCTTCGCGATAAACGAGTGGCGGCAAATGCTTGCGGTCCAACTTGTGTACCGTCGGGTTCATGATGATGATGCGCTCGATCACATTTCGCAGTTCGCGAACGTTCCCCGGCCACGAGTAGCGCATCAGCGTATCGACGGCGTCGTCGGTAATCTCTTTCGTGCGGCGACTGTAAGCGTTGGAGAACTCTTTCAGGAAGTGCCTTGCCAGCAGCGGAATGTCTTCCTTGCGCTCGCGCAAAGGCGGCACGAAGAACGGAACGACATTGAGCCTGTAAAACAAATCTTCGCGGAAGTTGCCTTTTGAAATCTCGTCTTCCAGGTCCTTGTTGGTTGCGGCGATCACGCGCGCATCTACGGTCGTCGGTTCTTCCACGCCAATCGGCGCGAAACGTCCTTCATCGAGCGTGCGCAGAACCTTCGACTGTGTCTTGAGGCTCATATCGCCGACTTCGTCCAGGAACAGCGTCCCGCCATCGGCCTTCTGGAACTTGCCATCTTTGTCGACAGATGCGCCCTGGAACGCCCCCTTGCGATGTCCAAACAGCTCACTCTCAATCAGGTCTTCAGGAATCGCAGCGCAGTTCACCTCGACAAACATGGCGTCCTTGCGCAAGCTCTGGGCATGCATGGCGCGCGCTACGAGTTCCTTGCCGGAGCCGCTTTCGCCAAAGATCAGCACGCGTGCGTTCGTCGGCGCCATCAGGCTTATCTGCTGACGCAGCGCCTTCATTGGAATGCTTTCGCCCACGATGACGCTCTTCGAAAGCGTCTGCCGCTTCAGTTCCACGTTCTCGCTACGCAGCTTGCGCGCGTCCGCGGCATTCTTGACGACGATGAGGGTCCGATCGATCGATAGAGGCTTTTCCAGGAAATCGAATGCTCCAAGCTTCGTCGCGCGAACGGCGGCTTCGATCGACCCGTGCCCTGAGATCATGACGATCTCCGGCGAGCCCTCCATTCCCTTTATCCGCTCCAGTGCTTCTAGTCCGTCGATGCCTGGCAACCAGATGTCGAGGAGTACCACGTCAAAGCGCTGATCGCGCAGCATTTCCAGGCAGCGTTCCGCGCTCCCCGCGTCGCTGACCTTGTAGCCCTCGTCTTCGAGCACTCCGCGCAGGGACTCGCGAATTCCGGATTCGTCGTCAACCACCAGAACTTGAACCATAAGTTGGCTTTGATTGTATTACTTGAGCTCGCAAATATGGTCATGCAGAAACTTCTGGTCAAATAGGCGTTGAGAAGTCACATAACACCTTCGTTCAAGGCTGCTGCACGCGCAGATTTGACGCCGTTGATGCACCGGGCTCGCGGTCGCCGAGTTCGGCGGCTACGGGCAGCTCCACGATGAAGCGTGCGCCGACAGGCTTGTTCTCCTCGACGCGAATCGTGCCCTGATGGTCCTCGATGATGCGGCTGACGATGGCCAGGCCCAGTCCCGTTCCGCGCTGCTTCGTCGAGAAGTATGGCAGGAACAGGCGCTCCTTCACCTCCGCCGTCACGCCCTGGCCGGTGTCCGCGATGACGAGTTCCACTGCATCACGCGATCCGAGCAACGAGGTTGAAATCTCAATCTCGCGCACCATGCATTCCTTGAGCGCTTCCGCGGCGTTATCGACGAGATTGGCAATGACACGCTTGATTGCTTCCGAATCCGCCATCACGTGAGGCAAGTCCGGGGAGAGAAAGCGGTGGACGGCGATTCCATCGAGCCTGCCGTCGAACAGTGATAGCGCGCTCTCGACAATTGCATTCAGGTCAGCCGGTTGCGGCTGAGAAGCTGGGAACCTGGCCAGGGTGGAGAACTCATCGACCAGTGCGCGGACGGTTTCCACAGCTCCGGCAATGGTTTCGGCGCACCCGTGGATGACGGCAAGCGACTGGTCATCTGGAGCGCCACGCGCCAAGTGCCGCCGAATACGTTCCGCCGACAGCGTGATCGGGGTGAGCGGATTCTTGATCTCGTGCGCGATGCGGCGCGCCACCTCCCGCCAGGCCGCCTGCTTCTGCGCCTTCAGCAGGTCCGATAAGTCTTCAAGGATGATGACGTACCCAAGACGCTGATTCGCTGGACGCGGCACGCGCAGGCGTGCGTCGATCGATGCCGCCGTGACGGCAACCACCATTTGCCTGCCCTCAACGGTTACTTCCATCTGCGCGGTCGTGGTGCCCATGCGGTCGGCCTTGCGCAGCATACGATCGAGATCCTGCGACATTTCGCCAGGGAAAAAATCTCGCAGCGACGCACCCGCGGCGTAACGCACATCGGTCAGCCCCTGCGGATGGAACATCCGCACCAGAGCGTCATTCGCACGAGTCACGCGTCCGACTGCGTCCAGCGACAACACGCCCGTAGGAATGCTTTCCAGAACGGTCTCAAGCTGCCGCCTGCGCTCTTCCAACTCTACGTTCGCATGTGACAGATCGCGGCTGCTGGCCTCAATCTGGCGGCGGTTCGACTCCAACTCTGCCGCCATCCTGTTGAACGAACCGACCAACTCCGCTAGTTCGTCACCGGCTGCCACCTCGACGCGGTAATCGAGCCGGCCGCTTGATATCTCCTGCGTTGCCAAGGCGAGCGCCGAAACAGGCCTGGTCACCATCTTCGACAGGTACAGCGCAAACCAGGTCGCCGCGAAGAGTACCAGCACCGTCAGCAGCATCAGTAACTGCATGTACGTTTGCCGGATCAGCTTTCTCTCGCTGCGCAGCGCGTTGTACTTTTGCTCGCTCTCCCGAAGTTCGCGCAGTGCGTCGGAGTACTTTGCCGACAGCGGCATCGCAACCAGAATCAAGCCGTCTCGTCCGACGCTCGCGCTGGCCAGCATGTACTCGTGGCCGTTCAGCGAGAAAATTCGTGGACCATTGGACAGACCCGCCAACGGAAGTTTCGGTGCCAGAACATACCAGGCATCTGGAGCCTGGAACGACGCTTCAGCGCGGTTTTCAAAAATTGCCAGCGCAAAGCCGCCCTGCAACGTGATACCTCTGCGCCGAAACTCTTCCAAGACACCATCGAAATTCCTCGTTCGGAATGCCTTCTGCGCCTCTGCCGATGCCGCGATCGCGTCCGCTTCTGCCAGCGCGTTCTGCCCTGCGTAGCCGGAAAGCAAAGACGTCACCGTCGAGGTATGCTCGCGCACTTCCTCCACCGGGCGCGAGAACCATTTATCAATGGATCGGTTCATCAGCCCGTAAGAGAACAGGAACATAGCAATGACCGGCGCGAAGGAGAGGACGAGCGCACCAAGCACCATCTTGGTGCGGAACTTGGAGCCGAGTACGCCGGTCTGCCGCTCCAGGTAGAGTTTCAACAACGTTCGTATCAGGACGAACGTGAGCGCAACCAGCAGCAGGAAGATGAGAGCGGACATCGCCGCGAATACCAGCGTCTGAGCGAGGGTGTCCGGCTTCAGGAAGGTGAGGTTGAACGCCGCCTGAGAGAAGATGATTCCGAAGAGCAGAAATATGCCGAGGGCGAGCAGCACCAGGGTCAGGCGCCGCGGTCGCGATTCGGTCGGCCGTCCTTTAAGATCAGCAGGCAAAGTGGACCAGCCCTACGAGTTGTTGCCTGGCATCTTCGACGTCAGATGCTCCATCTGTCGCCGCCAGTCCAGTTCCTCGACAAACTGTCTGGAGTCGCGCCAGTTCTGCCGCACCTTGACGAACAGCTCAAGAAACACCTTGTGCCCGAGCAGTCGCTCAATGTGACGTCGAGCTTCCGTGCCTATTGTCTTCAGCATGGAGCCTTGACGGCCGATGATGATTCCCTTCTGCCCCTCGCGCTCCACGAAGATCGTAGCCGCTATTCTCGTCAGCTTCTCGCGTTCCTCAAACTGTTCGATAACGACGGTCGCGGCATACGGCACTTCTTCATTCGTCTGAACCAATACCTGCTCGCGAATGTACTCCGCCGCCAGGAAGCGTTCCGGTTGGTCGGTAACCTGGTCTTCCGGGAAGTATTGCGGACCGTCGGGCAAAGCTTTGACTACTTCCGCCAGCAGGTCTTCCAGGCCAACGCCCTTAGCGGCTGAGATGGGAAGAACGGCGTCGAATGCGTGCCGCTGCTGCCACACCTCGATCATGGGCAGAAGCTGTTCCTTCTCGATCAGATCAACTTTGTTCAGCAGGAGAAAGGTTTTGGTCTTCGTGCGTTGGGCCAGTTCCAGGACAAACTTGTCGCCGGTACCGAACTTCTGCGTCACATCCACGATGAGCAGAAGCACATCGCAGCCTTCCAGCGCGTCATACACTTCCTGCATCATGCGCTTGTTCAGCGCGCTTTCGGCCTTGTGCACGCCCGGCGTATCGATAAGGATGATCTGCCCGCCTGGGCGGCGGCCTTTTTTCTTTACGTTAACAATGCCTTGAATGCGGTTGCGCGTCGTCTGCGCCTTGTGCGTGACGATCGCGAGCTTCTCGCCGACGAGCGCGTTCAGCAGCGTCGACTTGCCCGCGTTGGGACGGCCTAGGATAGTGACAAAACCCGATCGAAACGCCATGGTTCGATGATACAGCAGGCCCGTTCACAACATGACGCAAGCGGTGGCAACAGCCGTGGCCGGCTATTCGCCGTTCTTGTGATTGCGGTTTTCCGCTGGACGTAACTGGGGGGCGTCCAAGGCGGTGATGCGCACCTTTTCAACCCGCCGGCTCGTCGATTCCAGAACCTCGAAACGCAGGCCGTCACTCTCCGCAACCTCACCCGGTCTGGGAATACGGCCCATCACTTCGCTCACCAGCCCGGCGATCGTCGTCGACTCCCAGTCATCGACGTGGACACCGAACAGGTCGGCCAGGCGGTCCACATCCATGTTGCCGGGCACGACGTAAACATTCGCCGATTCGCGGATGACGTCGCTTTTCTCTTCGTCCTCGTCGCGCAGCTCGCCGACGATTTCCTCAATGAGGTCTTCGATCGTAACCAGGCCGGCGACACCGCCGTACTCATCGATCACGATAGCCATGCGTATGTTTTCGCGCTGCATCTCGCGCAAAAGTTCGCTGCCGCGCTTTGTCTCCGGCACAAACAGCAGGTCGTTCTTCAGGAGCTCGCGAGCGGTGCGCTCATGCGCCTCCGTGTCGGGAACTTGCAGCAGGTCGCGCGCAAAAATGATGCCTTTGATATGGTCAATGTCGCCCTCGTACACCGGTATCCGCGAATACGCATGTTCGCGCACGATGTCTGTCAAGCCCTCGACTGTGGTATCCAGAGGCACTGCGACCATCTCAGGGCGCGGGGTCATGACTTCGCGGACCACCTTGTCGCCGAACTCGACGACCGAGTGAATCAACTCGCGGTCACTCTCTTCCAGGATGCCTTCATCCTGACCTGCCTCGATCAGCGCATCGACAGCTTCCGACGGGTGCTCCGGTTCCTCTGCGATGTTCTCTTTCGTCAGCGACACAATCGACTGGAGAAAGCCAAGGGCGAGCGTCAGCGGCATGCAGAGGTACAACAGTCCTCGCAGAATTGGCGTCAGGTGCACGAGCCACCGGCCTTTCGTCCGCGAGAAGAACACGAACGGAAGGAAACGATGGAAGATGACGATGACGAGAAGCAGGATGATAATCGCCTGCGTCAGCTCGGCGGCGTTCCACAGCCCGTCTCTAAATGTTTCAAAGGCTACGATGAAGCTGATCGCCGCGATGCAAACTTGCTCCAGCATCGCCATGGCGGTGAACGCGCGTTGACGGTTCACTCCGAGCCGGGGCTCTATCTCTTTCTCAAAGACCTCGATGTTGTCCTGGAACTCACGCGAAAGGAACTTCCCGGCCTCCGAATACAGCCGCGTCGTGTAGGACACCAGGGTCAAGATTGCGACCAGTACCACCGAGATGGCAAACAAAGCAAATGTCACCGGCTGTTCCTTCCGGCTGCCTTCCCCGATGTCGCCAAACGTGAAGACTTCGCCAGGCTCTGCTTTTTTGCAGGCGGTGGCGTCCGCTTGCGTGCGGCAGGCTTTACGGAAGCGGAGGCGCGCTCGATCAGGCCGTCTGGCAAGTTAAGCTCGGCTCGCAGCCGCCGTTCTTTGCGCGCCATTTCACCATTGTCGGTCTCGTGGTCGTAACCGGCCAGGTGCAGAACCCCGTGCAGGATGAGTACTTTTAGCTCGGTTGTGATGCCGTGGCCAAGTTGCTTTCCGTTCTCTCGCGCAATATCGGCTGAGATTGCGATGTCGCCGGCGAATCTGTCCTCTTCCGACGGAAACGACAGCACATCGGTCGGCTTGTCTTTATGCCGGAATTGGCGGTTCAGCTCGCGCAACTCAGAGTTGTGGGCGATGAGCACGTTGATGTAGCCGGACAACCGGGCCGCACGCCGCGCGCGCGCCGCGAAGCGGGACAAAGCCGGCTGACTCACACCGGCGATAGGTTTGCGGAGGATAATCAAGCGTCAAATGAAAAGGAGGGCAACAAGCACCAGCCATACTGGCCGGGCGTGGCCCTCCTCAGATGTTAACAGTTTCTAATCCTGTACGCGATTTTCAAAGACGCGAGCGGCATCGGCAATGGACAGGCCCGCCAGTTGACTGCCCTGACTCTCCGCCTTGCCGTTTCCGTTCGCCTTGCCGTTCCCATTGCTGCCGTTCTCCGGTTTCGCATCCAGTTGCAAGGACAGTTGCTCTTCCGCACGTCTGGTGTGCTCGTCGTAGGCGCGCACGATCCGCTGCACCAGGTGGTGGCGGACCACGTCGCCTTCATCGAAATACTGGAAGGAAATGCCTTCCACGTTCTTCAGCACGTTGACGGCCTCAATGAGACCGCTACGGCCGGCGTTGGGCAGGTCTATCTGCGTGATGTCGCCGGTGATGACCGCCTTTGAGTTGAAGCCCAGGCGGGTAACGAACATCTTCATCTGCTCGGACGTCGTATTCTGCGCTTCGTCCAGAATCACGAATGCGTCGTTCAGCGTGCGTCCGCGCATGAAGGCAATCGGCGCAATCTCGATCACATTCTTTTCGAGATAGCGATCGATCTTTTCCGGCTCCACCATGTCGTAGAGCGCATCGTACAGCGGGCGCAGGTAGGGATCGACCTTCTCCTGGAGCGTGCCGGGCAGGAAGCCTAGCCTTTCGCCCGCTTCCACGGCGGGGCGTGCCAGAATGATCCGGTTCACACGCTTGGACATCAGCGCCGAAATCGCCATCGCAACCGCCAGGTAGGTCTTGCCTGTACCGGCCGGGCCGATGC contains these protein-coding regions:
- a CDS encoding sigma-54 dependent transcriptional regulator, with product MVQVLVVDDESGIRESLRGVLEDEGYKVSDAGSAERCLEMLRDQRFDVVLLDIWLPGIDGLEALERIKGMEGSPEIVMISGHGSIEAAVRATKLGAFDFLEKPLSIDRTLIVVKNAADARKLRSENVELKRQTLSKSVIVGESIPMKALRQQISLMAPTNARVLIFGESGSGKELVARAMHAQSLRKDAMFVEVNCAAIPEDLIESELFGHRKGAFQGASVDKDGKFQKADGGTLFLDEVGDMSLKTQSKVLRTLDEGRFAPIGVEEPTTVDARVIAATNKDLEDEISKGNFREDLFYRLNVVPFFVPPLRERKEDIPLLARHFLKEFSNAYSRRTKEITDDAVDTLMRYSWPGNVRELRNVIERIIIMNPTVHKLDRKHLPPLVYREGSRRTLGEFSTLHQARAAYERDYILKKLDENHGNVSRTAEVLGLERSHMYRKMKALGITVKE
- a CDS encoding ATP-binding protein; the encoded protein is MPADLKGRPTESRPRRLTLVLLALGIFLLFGIIFSQAAFNLTFLKPDTLAQTLVFAAMSALIFLLLVALTFVLIRTLLKLYLERQTGVLGSKFRTKMVLGALVLSFAPVIAMFLFSYGLMNRSIDKWFSRPVEEVREHTSTVTSLLSGYAGQNALAEADAIAASAEAQKAFRTRNFDGVLEEFRRRGITLQGGFALAIFENRAEASFQAPDAWYVLAPKLPLAGLSNGPRIFSLNGHEYMLASASVGRDGLILVAMPLSAKYSDALRELRESEQKYNALRSERKLIRQTYMQLLMLLTVLVLFAATWFALYLSKMVTRPVSALALATQEISSGRLDYRVEVAAGDELAELVGSFNRMAAELESNRRQIEASSRDLSHANVELEERRRQLETVLESIPTGVLSLDAVGRVTRANDALVRMFHPQGLTDVRYAAGASLRDFFPGEMSQDLDRMLRKADRMGTTTAQMEVTVEGRQMVVAVTAASIDARLRVPRPANQRLGYVIILEDLSDLLKAQKQAAWREVARRIAHEIKNPLTPITLSAERIRRHLARGAPDDQSLAVIHGCAETIAGAVETVRALVDEFSTLARFPASQPQPADLNAIVESALSLFDGRLDGIAVHRFLSPDLPHVMADSEAIKRVIANLVDNAAEALKECMVREIEISTSLLGSRDAVELVIADTGQGVTAEVKERLFLPYFSTKQRGTGLGLAIVSRIIEDHQGTIRVEENKPVGARFIVELPVAAELGDREPGASTASNLRVQQP
- a CDS encoding hemolysin family protein, whose amino-acid sequence is MTFALFAISVVLVAILTLVSYTTRLYSEAGKFLSREFQDNIEVFEKEIEPRLGVNRQRAFTAMAMLEQVCIAAISFIVAFETFRDGLWNAAELTQAIIILLLVIVIFHRFLPFVFFSRTKGRWLVHLTPILRGLLYLCMPLTLALGFLQSIVSLTKENIAEEPEHPSEAVDALIEAGQDEGILEESDRELIHSVVEFGDKVVREVMTPRPEMVAVPLDTTVEGLTDIVREHAYSRIPVYEGDIDHIKGIIFARDLLQVPDTEAHERTARELLKNDLLFVPETKRGSELLREMQRENIRMAIVIDEYGGVAGLVTIEDLIEEIVGELRDEDEEKSDVIRESANVYVVPGNMDVDRLADLFGVHVDDWESTTIAGLVSEVMGRIPRPGEVAESDGLRFEVLESTSRRVEKVRITALDAPQLRPAENRNHKNGE
- a CDS encoding endonuclease III domain-containing protein — protein: MRSESAIWNYYETLARAWGPQHWWPAETPFEVILGAYLTQNTAWTNVEKAFANLRSVDAISVGAIRRLPLSELEQLIRPAGYFRQKAARLKTFVSFLDQHYRGSLARMFAQPTDRLRAELLALNGVGPETADSILLYAGHHEVFVVDAYTRRIFERHGITTSKSSYEEIRQLVERALANSVGPAPVEPGAGNPAPPIHRPSQMSCALRSGQAQVLNEFHGLIVQVGKHHCLSRVPACKGCPLAPFLAKDGPILS
- a CDS encoding PhoH family protein, with the protein product MKKNIDISSNIETLFGTRDENLRLMEDGLNVRIDLRADSVEIEGAPRDVSRAEQVFSDYDHLRRNGHAFNNGDLNSMLRVVTSDATSTLRSLAEAGKQRSFGKRVVQPKSINQRRYMDAIEKNDMVFGIGPAGTGKTYLAVAMAISALMSKRVNRIILARPAVEAGERLGFLPGTLQEKVDPYLRPLYDALYDMVEPEKIDRYLEKNVIEIAPIAFMRGRTLNDAFVILDEAQNTTSEQMKMFVTRLGFNSKAVITGDITQIDLPNAGRSGLIEAVNVLKNVEGISFQYFDEGDVVRHHLVQRIVRAYDEHTRRAEEQLSLQLDAKPENGSNGNGKANGNGKAESQGSQLAGLSIADAARVFENRVQD
- the era gene encoding GTPase Era; translation: MAFRSGFVTILGRPNAGKSTLLNALVGEKLAIVTHKAQTTRNRIQGIVNVKKKGRRPGGQIILIDTPGVHKAESALNKRMMQEVYDALEGCDVLLLIVDVTQKFGTGDKFVLELAQRTKTKTFLLLNKVDLIEKEQLLPMIEVWQQRHAFDAVLPISAAKGVGLEDLLAEVVKALPDGPQYFPEDQVTDQPERFLAAEYIREQVLVQTNEEVPYAATVVIEQFEEREKLTRIAATIFVEREGQKGIIIGRQGSMLKTIGTEARRHIERLLGHKVFLELFVKVRQNWRDSRQFVEELDWRRQMEHLTSKMPGNNS
- the ybeY gene encoding rRNA maturation RNase YbeY, with product MSRFAARARRAARLSGYINVLIAHNSELRELNRQFRHKDKPTDVLSFPSEEDRFAGDIAISADIARENGKQLGHGITTELKVLILHGVLHLAGYDHETDNGEMARKERRLRAELNLPDGLIERASASVKPAARKRTPPPAKKQSLAKSSRLATSGKAAGRNSR